One window from the genome of Lacerta agilis isolate rLacAgi1 chromosome 16, rLacAgi1.pri, whole genome shotgun sequence encodes:
- the BCAP31 gene encoding B-cell receptor-associated protein 31 — protein sequence MSLQWAAVATFLYAEVLLVFLLCIPFISATRWQKIFKSRLVKIVLAYGNTFFVVLIVILILLFLDAIREIRKYDDVTEKVNLQTNPGAVEHYHMKLFRAQRNLYIAGFSLLMSFLLRRLVTLISQHATILASNEAFKKQAEGASDAAKKYMEENDKLKKKRKSKQGEVTDLDTKGAGAEEESKALQDEVKKLKDELASTKKALEKAENEALAMRKQAEGLTKEYDRLMNEHTKLQEACDGPRDKKEE from the exons ATGAGTCTCCAGTGGGCGGCTGTGGCCACCTTCCTGTATGCAGAAGTCCTCCTCGTTTTCCTCCTGTGCATACCCTTTATCTCAGCAACAAG ATGGCAGAAAATCTTCAAGTCCCGCTTGGTGAAGATAGTGTTGGCCTATGGAAATACCTTCTTTGTTGTGCTCATAGTCATCCTGATCCTGTTGTTTCTTG ATGCCATTCGTGAGATCCGGAAATACGACGATGTGACCGAGAAAGTGAACCTGCAGACCAACCCTGGGGCTGTGGAGCATTATCACATGAAACTCTTCCGAGCCCAACGGAACCTCTACATTGCTGGCTTCTCGCTGCTGATGTCCTT CCTGCTGAGACGCCTGGTCACCCTCATCTCCCAGCACGCCACCATCCTGGCTTCGAACGAAGCCTtcaagaagcaggcagaaggagCTAGCGATGCGGCCAAGAAGTACATGGAGGAGAACGACAAGCTAAAGAAG aaaagaaaaag CAAGCAGGGTGAAGTAACAGATCTGGACACCAAAGGTGCTGGAGCTGAAGAAGAGAGCAAAGCACTGCAGGATGAAGTGAAAAAACTGAAGGATGAGCTGGCCTCCACAAAGAAAG CCCTGGAAAAAGCAGAGAACGAGGCTCTGGCTATGCGCAAACAGGCCGAAGGACTGACCAAGGAATATGACAGATTGATGAATGAACACACCAAGCTCCAG